One segment of Antennarius striatus isolate MH-2024 chromosome 5, ASM4005453v1, whole genome shotgun sequence DNA contains the following:
- the cnpy2 gene encoding protein canopy homolog 2, with protein sequence MGPKRLGHRWLSSWPREGAVTFDVPSCPTPPVSTSPHFTECNETAWRRVNAEANNTADKLRKMREATLLLMWCVVLSQAARQGQDLRCGACRAMVDEMEWAISQVDPKKMIQTGSFRINPDGSQSVREVPLARSEGNLLDLMESVCERMQDYGEHTDSSTNRKSYIRIKSRSGEAMDLSEATLDSRVTASLKFACETIVEHHEDEIIEFFSHETDNVKDKLCSKRTDLCDHALKMPHDEL encoded by the exons ATGGGACCAAAGAGGCTCGGCCA TCGTTGGTTGTCTTCCTGGCCACGCGAGGGCGCTGTTACGTTCGACGTCCCATCCTGTCCAACTCCTCCGGTGTCTACGTCACCACATTTCACCGAATGCAATGAGACAGCGTGGAGACGCGTTAACGCTGAAGCGAACAACACTGCCGACAAGTT gaggaagatgagggaaGCGACTCTCCTGCTCATGTGGTGTGTGGTTCTGAGTCAGGCAGCCCGACAGGGACAGGACCTGAGATGTGGAG CCTGCAGGGCCATGGTGGATGAGATGGAGTGGGCCATCTCCCAGGTAGACCCGAAGAAGATGATCCAGACGGGATCCTTCAGGATCAATCCTGACGGCAGCCAGTCCGTCAGGGAG GTTCCTTTGGCTCGCTCAGAGGGAAATCTTCTTGACTTGatggaaagtgtgtgtgagagaatgcAAGACTATGGTGAACACACAGATTCctccacaaacaggaagtcctacATTAGGATCAAGTCTCGCAGCGGTGAAGCCATGGATCTATCAGAGGCCACATTGGATAGTAGAGTTACAGCCAGTTTAAAGTTTGCA TGTGAAACAATTGTTGAGCACCATGAAGATGAAATTATTGAGTTCTTTTCTCATGAGACAGACAATGTCAAAGATAAACTCTGCAGCAAGAGGACAG atcTCTGTGACCACGCTCTGAAAATGCCCCACGATGAACTTTGA
- the slc11a2 gene encoding natural resistance-associated macrophage protein 2 has protein sequence MKSEQDGDLLEEDSSQENGVQSAPCPNQYSSISPPESPVAQEEPFSTYFEEKVAIPENVSQVFSFRKLWAFTGPGFLMSIAYLDPGNIESDLQSGAKAGFKLLWVLLGATIIGLLLQRLAARLGVVTGMHLAEVCNRQYPRVPRIILWLMVELAIIGSDMQEVIGCAIALNLLSVGRIPLWVGVLITITDTFVFLFLDKYGLRKLEAFFGFLITVMAISFGYEYVLVKPDQGELLKGMFLPYCAGCGPVQLEQAVGIVGAVIMPHNIYLHSALVKSRDIDRKNQKEVKEANKYFFIESSIALFISFLINVFVVAVFAQAFYNKTNMEVNEFCNKTGSPHTNLFPLNNGTLEVDIYKGGVVLGCFFGPAALYIWAIGILAAGQSSTMTGTYSGQFVMEGFLNLRWSRFARVLLTRSIAITPTLLVAIFQDVQHLTGMNDFLNVLQSMQLPFALIPILTFTSLKSIMNDFANHIVWKISGGVVILVVCAINMYFVVVYVTSLNSVLLYVLAALLSLAYLCFVGYLAWHCLVALGVSCLDCGSRTPLGLSRHTDIYLLTDMDTDTLVER, from the exons ATGAAATCTGAGCAAGATGGAGACCTCCTGGAAG AGGACTCATCTCAAGAAAATGGTGTCCAGTCAGCTCCATGTCCAAACCAGTACAGCTCCATTTCTCCTCCTGAATCACCTGTGGCCCAGGAAGAACCCTTCTCCACTTACTTTGAAGAGAAGGTGGCTATTCCTGAAAATGTCAGCCAG GTATTTAGTTTCCGTAAACTCTGGGCCTTCACTGGACCGGGGTTTTTGATGAGCATTGCTTACTTGGATCCAGGGAACATTGAGTCTGATCTTCAGTCAGGAGCTAAAGCTGGCTTTAAG CTCCTATGGGTGCTCCTTGGGGCCACCATTATTGGGCTGCTGTTGCAGAGGCTAGCTGCACGCCTGGGGGTTGTCACTGGGATGCACTTGGCTGAAGTCTGCAACCGCCAGTACCCCAGA gttccTCGGATCATCCTTTGGCTGATGGTGGAACTGGCAATTATTGGTTCAGACATGCAGGAGGTTATCGGCTGTGCCATAGCTCTCAACCTTCTCTCTGTGGGCAG GATTCCACTATGGGTAGGAGTTCTAATCACCATCACagacacatttgtgtttctttttctagaCAAATACG GTCTAAGAAAACTTGAAGCATTCTTTGGTTTTCTCATTACTGTAATGGCTATTAGTTTTGGATATGAG TATGTCCTGGTAAAGCCAGACCAAGGGGAGCTGTTAAAGGGGATGTTCTTGCCTTACTGTGCTGGTTGTGGGCCTGTGCAGTTGGAACAAGCTGTAGGAATTGTAGGCGCTGTGATCATGCCACATAACATCTACTTGCATTCAGCACTGGTCAAG TCTCGTGACATTGATCGCAAAAACCAGAAGGAAGTGAAGGAAGCCAACAAATACTTCTTCATTGAGTCAAGTATTGCTCTGTTCATCTCCTTCCTCATCAATGTCTTTGTTGTCGCAGTCTTTGCTCAGGCCTTCTACAATAAAACCAACATGGAAGTG AATGAGTTTTGCAATAAAACCGGCAGCCCTCACACAAATCTCTTCCCTCTCAACAATGGTACACTGGAGGTGGACATCTACAAAGGA GGAGTGGTCCTAGGGTGCTTCTTTGGCCCTGCAGCTCTTTACATTTGGGCAATAGGGATCTTGGCTGCTGGACAGAGTTCAACCATGACAGGCACTTATTCCGGACAGTTTGTTATGGAG GGTTTTTTGAACCTACGATGGTCTCGTTTTGCACGAGTTCTGCTGACCCGCTCCATCGCCATCACCCCTACCCTGCTGGTAGCCATTTTTCAGGATGTGCAGCATCTGACGGGGATGAATGACTTCCTTAACGTGCTTCAAAGCATGCAG CTTCCATTTGCTTTAATACCAATTCTGACCTTCACCAGTCTGAAATCCATAATGAATGACTTTGCAAACCATAT tgtgtgGAAAATTTCCGGAGGTGTCGTCATCTTGGTAGTTTGTGCCATTAACATGTATTTTGTGGTGGTTTACGTGACGTCACTGAACAGCGTGCTGCTCTACGTCCTGGCCGCTCTGCTCTCCTTAGCCTATCTGTGCTTCGTAGGCTACCTG GCATGGCATTGTTTGGTTGCCTTGGGAGTTTCCTGCCTGGACTGTGGCAGCAGG acgCCACTGGGACTGTCACGGCACACAGACATTTACTTACTGACTGACATGGACACTGATACATTGGTTGAGAGATAG
- the si:ch211-159e12.5 gene encoding uro-adherence factor A produces the protein MEFWQGQSHPYSNFGAVPGRNYTQNYHDRYQATHYPPHYGERQDQGRETGYLTVARQRTEGVPQKSNSWMDQEMSAPSPSHFPFLCDSRPQQHQDLGEYQLHEVREKEWTSAQRGMRGYGSGFLREGWPRTWEACSPAHYNREVSVKRTDSSYRELEAWAARYSHSLPRKRRIEAELRGSSQGLLESNRAQERDIRSVTDPRVAALQHVIQSANIRESGLRDRGGRQLVLTSYASQTPTTGMSHTLDVKEKTGYIRRMVSHPPGYVAPPPYNSPHKSLPVLKNSDTSCEKEGWRQTYWSQPTLSKQDVSGHPRKGDKEDLRTTDVTQYIFSEFEDLKNQRHETDIVEVSSPVSSRKPHIQHEDTLSLQWPQTLLAAHGQKKNEEPNPKVIEGRKFRLSKKTGGLTIFCLVSRIAGTTGTVSLPLCTSDTSTEAGDVSKSFRDFDYKEQTFKFADEVDCRALTLSEQSNNSDVGNLNASQKVTQICDEKKLSNKAELATMALEKESTDVADRSKVNQPVSVKYPLWREPNFTSRAEIESSSTSLKANNEERESDLLKNQHTFDETHPTNTEVGTGEIKTDTKCHDNEGLLLIDTTCVVVKMELIPSPKKKQIHFFDHSPPDSHPNISPECLHSNSPLKQDVKIVQKEENKPIDERSEAELYSDLAERKPTDEENEISFPCMSSASGSEKEALEECAEEILVIPKHYSITEQESGRSLLDLCVGDQEPSPIDDNATGSAAEEITEGQSEIQVEIDQTGDVLCLKEKGKPEDNMSSDYSEAFAGSQEQTFVLSEENHNDSQLKTLTSNTNDSLESEMREHLDLRTTSVDDKTESGFIAHNAPEDLTHYAAPLSIPYSPSKKMSSSLPTGSENLSHSSVSHTDHYPDPSLDLINLPADAVSGVGEASETSPKINNEISEGLDVSQKDVLKQQFESGNLDNPPSVPERNICDENQTKEPNKDTIEPIVPVKSQDDGTKISILDQLECVQEKDVACVTRSSMAEEQLPKEVKNNPKGLMKAALSEETLTECQTGADIHHQQSDNSQEDDYSCPKEKYMTEEQSDEEANEDPAGVMEEMISRESNIDFQIEIEIENVQDTEPQTESSDSSSSPLDSPSELSQSSVDVISHSGLPSLSSVPNSDLEPTSVPVIDASLSSSDSPSDLNPVGDDEGDASLSSSDSPSDLNPVGDDEGDASLSSSDSPSDLNPVGHDEGDASLSSSDSPTDLNPVGDDEGDAPLSSSDSTSDLNPVGDDEGDASLSSSHSHSDLNPVGDDEGDASLSSSDGPSDLNPVGHDEGDASLSSSDSTSDLNPVGDDEGDAPLSSSDSTSDLNPVGDDEGDASLSSSHSHSDLNPVGDDEGDASPSSSDIPSDLNPVDDDAAATLEMVPSLVLLDSCKESSTPSSILLLPSITKAMLQEGGGHAPLDLTLKEEPQYPKSLWDAVNRIRKHTAPDSENEEEEASDLWDPVSAGKDLSGLNVVDNTDIERRFLYEAEQLELLSKGDIVDAAEVQKVPCGEEVRGDDEEDSLSSSSASSQSSEDTIVIADEDEFEEMVINSRRETKSVQNEESQVADNE, from the exons ATGGAGTTCTGGCAGGGGCAATCACATCCATACTCCAACTTTGGTGCTGTTCCTGGGAGAAACTATACGCAAAA CTACCATGACCGATATCAAGCGACCCATTATCCACCGCACTATGGTGAGCGTCAGGATCAAGGCAGAGAGACTGGTTACCTGACTGTAGCACGACAAAGAACAGAAGGGGTTCCACAGAAAAGCAATAGTTGGATGGACCAAGAAATGAGCGCCCCTTCTCCCTCTCACTTCCCTTTCCTCTGCGACTCTCGCCCTCAGCAGCATCAGGACTTGGGAGAGTATCAGCTGCATGAagtcagagagaaagagtggaCAAGTGCTCAGCGAGGCATGCGGGGATATGGGAGTGGATTTCTGAGGGAGGGATGGCCGAGGACGTGGGAGGCCTGTAGTCCTGCCCATTACAACAGGGAAGTTTCTGTTAAGAGGACCGACAGCAGTTATCGAGAGCTGGAGGCTTGGGCAGCGCGATACAGCCATTCACTTCCAAGGAAGAGACGCATAGAGGCAGAGTTGAGGGGTTCCTCTCAAGGGCTATTGGAAAGCAACAGGGCTCAGGAGAGGGACATTAGGAGTGTGACAGATCCCCGAGTGGCAGCACTGCAACACGTCATACAATCTGCAAACATCAGAGAATCAGGACTGAGGGATAGAGGGGGCAGACAGCTGGTTCTGACAAGCTATGCATCACAAACCCCAACCACTGGCATGAGCCACACATTGGATGTGAAAGAAAAGACGGGCTACATTAGGAGAATGGTCAGCCATCCTCCTGGATATGTTGCTCCTCCACCTTACAACAGCCCACATAAAAGCTTGCCTGTGTTAAAAAACAGTGATACCAGCTGTGAGAAGGAAGGTTGGAGACAGACCTACTGGTCACAGCCCACACTCTCAAAACAAGATGTCTCTGGACATCCCAGAAAAGGAGACAAAGAGGACTTAAGAACAACAGATGTGACTCAATACATTTTTTCAGAGTTTGAAGATTTGAAGAACCAAAGACATGAAACGGATATTGTAGAGGTAAGCAGTCCTGTTAGTTCCCGGAAGCCACATATACAGCATGAGGATACGTTGTCTCTGCAATGGCCACAAACTCTTCTAGCAGCACATggtcaaaagaaaaatgaagaaccAAACCCTAAAGTCATCGAAGGAAGGAAGTTCAGGTTAAGCAAAAAGACAGGTGGGCTGACCATATTCTGTTTGGTGTCTCGAATAGCTGGCACAACAGGAACTGTATCCCTGCCTCTTTGCACGTCAGACACGAGCACAGAAGCAGGAGATGTTTCTAAAAGTTTCAGGGATTTTGATTACAAAGAACAAACATTCAAATTTGCCGATGAGGTAGACTGCAGAGCGCTGACACTCTCAGAGCAATCAAATAATTCTGATGTTGGAAATCTCAACGCTTCACAGAAAGTCACGCAAATCTGTGACGAAAAAAAGCTATCAAACAAAGCAGAGCTTGCTACTATGGCCCTTGAAAAGGAAAGTACAGATGTTGCTGACAGGAGTAAGGTTAATCAGCCTGTGTCTGTCAAATATCCTTTGTGGAGGGAACCCAATTTCACAAGCAGGGCTGAAATAGAGAGTTCATCTACAAGCTTGAAAGCTAACAATGAGGAAAGGGAGTCAGATCTTCTGAAGAACCAACACACCTTTGATGAAACTCATCCAACTAACACTGAAGTGGGGACAGGTGAAATCAAGACAGACACCAAATGTCATGATAATGAGGGCCTACTGCTTATTGACACAACCTGCGTTGTTGTTAAAATGGAGCTCATTCCATCACCCAAGAAAAAGCAAATTCACTTCTTTGATCACAGTCCACCTGATAGTCATCCTAACATATCTCCTGAATGTCTTCACTCAAACAGCCCGCTGAAACAAGATGTGAAAATTgtacaaaaagaagaaaacaagccTATTGATGAAAGATCTGAGGCAGAACTATACTCAGATCTTGCAGAGAGAAAGCCAACAGATGAGGAAAATGAAATATCTTTCCCCTGCATGTCTTCAGCTTCAGGATCTGAAAAGGAAGCCTTGGAAGAGTGTGCCGAGGAAATCCTTGTAATCCCTAAACATTATAGTATTACTGAGCAGGAATCTGGAAGATCTCTTCTCGACTTGTGTGTAGGGGACCAGGAACCTTCTCCTATTGATGACAATGCTACTGGAAGTGCAGCTGAAGAAATCACAGAAGGACAGTCAGAGATTCAAGTCGAAATTGACCAAACTGGAGATGTTCTATGTTTGAAGGAGAAAGGTAAACCAGAGGATAATATGTCCAGTGATTACAGTGAGGCTTTTGCAGGATCTCAAGAGCAGACCTTTGTCCTATCTGAAGAGAACCACAATGACTCCCAACTCAAAACACTGACTTCAAACACAAATGACTCACTAGAATCTGAAATGAGAGAACATCTCGATCTAAGAACTACTAGTGTAGATGATAAGACTGAATCTGGATTTATCGCCCATAATGCTCCAGAAGACTTAACTCATTATGCTGCACCTTTATCCATTCCGTACAGCCCATCAAAGAAAATGTCATCTTCTCTTCCCACTGGATCAGAAAACCTTTCCCACAGCTCTGTTTCTCACACAGATCATTATCCAGACCCTTCTCTTGATTTAATAAATCTACCTGCAGATGCAGTGTCTGGTGTTGGTGAAGCGAGTGAAACATCACCAAAGATAAACAATGAGATCAGTGAAGGCCTTGATGTGTCACAGAAAGACGTGTTAAAGCAACAATTTGAAAGTGGTAATCTAGACAATCCTCCCAGTGTACCAGAGAGAAATATTTGTGATGAGAATCAAACAAAAGAACCCAATAAGGATACCATAGAACCCATTGTACCTGTAAAATCCCAAGATGATGGAACAAAGATCAGCATCTTGGATCAACTTGAATGTGTTCAAGAAAAGGATGTTGCTTGTGTGACACGGAGCTCTATGGCTGAAGAGCAACTACCAAAAGAAGTCAAAAATAATCCTAAAGGTCTGATGAAAGCGGCACTATCTGAAGAGACTTTAACTGAATGTCAAACTGGAGCTGACATTCACCACCAACAATCTGATAACAGCCAAGAAGATGATTATTCCTGtccaaaagaaaaatacatgaCTGAAGAACAATCAGATGAAGAGGCCAATGAGGATCCTGCTGGTGTCATGGAAGAGATGATATCCAGAGAAAGTAATATAGACTTTCAAATTGAAATAGAGATAGAAAATGTTCAAGACACTGAACCACAGACTGAATCTTctgattcttcttcctcacctttAGACTCTCCCTCTGAGTTGTCTCAGTCATCTGTGGATGTAATCTCACACTCTGgacttccttctctttcttcggtTCCAAACTCAGATTTGGAGCCAACTTCTGTTCCAGTAATAGATGCATCACTTTCATCATCAGACAGTCCCTCAGATCTAAAtcctgttggtgatgatgaaggtgatgcatCACTTTCATCATCAGACAGTCCCTCAGATCTAAAtcctgttggtgatgatgaaggtgatgcatCACTTTCATCATCAGACAGTCCCTCAGATCTAAATCCTGTTGGtcatgatgaaggtgatgcatCACTTTCATCATCAGACAGTCCCACAGATCTAAAtcctgttggtgatgatgaaggtgatgcaCCACTTTCATCATCAGACAGTACCTCAGATCTAAAtcctgttggtgatgatgaaggtgatgcatcactttcatcatcacacagtcactcagatCTAAAtcctgttggtgatgatgaaggtgatgcatCACTTTCATCATCAGACGGTCCCTCAGATCTAAATCCTGTTGGtcatgatgaaggtgatgcatCACTTTCATCATCAGACAGTACCTCAGATCTAAAtcctgttggtgatgatgaaggtgatgcaCCACTTTCATCATCAGACAGTACCTCAGATCTAAAtcctgttggtgatgatgaaggtgatgcatcactttcatcatcacacagtcactcagatCTAAATCCcgttggtgatgatgaaggtgatgcatcaccttcatcatcagaCATTCCCTCAGATCTAAATcctgttgatgatgatgctgctgccaCCCTAGAAATGGTTCCTTCTCTTGTTCTTCTGGACTCTTGTAAAGAGTCAAGCACACCTTCATCAATTTTGTTGCTTCCCAGCATCACAAAAGCAATGCTACAAGAGGGAGGTGGACATGCTCCCCTTGATTTGACCCTCAAAGAAGAGCCCCAGTACCCAAAGTCGCTCTGGGATGCAGTAAATCGCATTAGGAAACATACAGCACCTGATTcagagaatgaggaggaggaggcgagtGATTTGTGGGATCCAGTAAGTGCAGGGAAGGATCTGAGCGGCCTTAATGTGGTAGATAACACTGATATTGAAAGAAGGTTTTTATATGAAGCAGAGCAACTGGAGCTTTTATCAAAAGGAGATATTGTGGATGCAGCTGAAGTACAGAAGGTTCCATGTGGAGAAGAGGTAAggggagatgatgaagaggattcTCTGTCCAGCAGCAGTGCCAGCAGCCAGAGCTCCGAGGACACCATTGTTatagcagatgaagatgagtttgagGAGATGGTTATTAATTCCAGGAGGGAAACCAAGTCTGTGCAAAATGAGGAGTCTCAGGTGGCAGACAATGAATGA